From the Saimiri boliviensis isolate mSaiBol1 chromosome X, mSaiBol1.pri, whole genome shotgun sequence genome, one window contains:
- the SERTM2 gene encoding serine-rich and transmembrane domain-containing 2, protein MTEAHFRYHGNLTGRAHFPTLATEVDTSSDKYSNLYMYVGLFLSLLAILLILLFTMLLRLKHVISPINSDSTESVPQFTDVEMQSRIPTP, encoded by the coding sequence ATGACGGAGGCACATTTTAGATACCATGGAAATCTCACTGGGCGTGCCCATTTTCCCACTCTGGCAACAGAGGTTGATACCTCTTCAGATAAGTATTCCAACCTGTACATGTATGTGGGCTTATTCCTGAGCCTCCTGGCCATTCTCCTCATCCTGCTCTTCACAATGCTTCTTCGGCTTAAACATGTCATCTCACCCATCAACTCTGACAGCACAGAAAGTGTTCCTCAGTTCACAGATGTAGAGATGCAGAGTCGAATCCCCACTCCTTAA